GATTTCAAACTTGTTGGTTTCGCGCCAGAGCGCGGCGGCCAGGTGCTTGCCATCGGGCGAGAACTTGAGCGCGCCGATGGCGTTGCGGCCGGGGCCAGCGTTCATGCTACCCACGTTGCTCATGAGGGGTTTGGCGGCCACGCCGTCGGCGGTCACGAGGTAGCTCACGAAGGCGTTGGAGTTCCAGCGGTGGGCCACCACCCAGGTGTCGCGGCCGTTGGCGTGGCGCACGGCGGCCAGCTTTTCGGCCACGGGCTGCACCAGCAGCAGGTTCACGCGGGGCAGGTCGCCGAAGCCATCGTCGCGGGTCATGTCCACCACCGAATAGCGCAGGCCATTGGGCGTGCCCTGCGGCGCCACCGTGAAAATGTAGAACACGTTGCCCGAGCCGGGGTCGGGCACGATGAGGGCCGACTGGGTGCTGCTGCCGCTGCCCATCAGCTTGCGGCCGTTGGGCATGGGCTGGTGCTTGCGGTTCCACACGGTTTCGCCGTTGGTGTAGAAGAGCAGTTCTCCTTTGGATGTGGTGGCCACGGCACAGCCCTCGTAGGTGCTCATCTTGCCGTCGTTCAGCGGCTTGGGCGTGCCGTCGGCGAAGGTGAGGCCGGCTTGCTGGCCGAAATACCACAGGTCGGTAGGCCGCTGAGCCTGGGCGACAAAAGTGAAAAACAACGAGGAAAGCGCAAGCAAAAGGCGTTTCATGGGCAGGGGTAATCGGGTTGGTTTCGCGGCTAAACGAAAAAACCGTGCCCAATGGTGCGGAATAGCAGAGCGACGTGGGAGCGAGGCTTGCCCCCGCCCGTCGTTGAACGAACTCGGTAATGCGGTGCCAATAGCCGGGCGGGGGCAAGCCCCGCCCCCACGTCGTTTGTCTACCGCGCCGCCGTCAGTGCCTCCGTCCGCAGCAAGTCGTGGTGATGCTCGAAGTAGGAAAAGCCCGGCATCAGGCTGCGCCAAAAGGCCAGGTTTGGGCTGTTGCGACGCTTGGCCAATTCGGTTTCGGTTATCGGAAAGGGGAAGATATGCACCGGAATGACGGCCTGCCCACCGGCCCGCGCCGCCACGGCCAGCAGGTACACTTCCTCAATGCCGGCGTCGGTGATGGGCATGCAGCCAATCGTGACCTCGCCGCCGTGAATAAAAATGTCGCCGCCGGGGTTGGGCTCGCCCAGGGCGCGGTCGGCGGCGTTGGGGTAGTTCAGGCCCAGCGAGAGGTAGTAATTGCTTTTGGGGTTGAAGCGGTCGATTTCATAGAAGCCTTCGGGCACCTGCAGGTCGCCGGCCCGGCGCTTGGGCCCCAGCGTGCCCGAAGTAGCGGCCAGCGGGTAGGCCTCAAACAGCTGAAACGGGCCGCTGCCCGGGGTGCGGGCCCACACCTCCAGCTCGGCCCGGCTTTTCAGCAGCCGGATAAAGATTTCGAGCTTTTTCGGGTCGAGCGAATGCGCGCGCAGCTTTGTGGCCAGCTCGGGTCCGATGGCCGCTTGCGCCATGCGCACCCTCGGAAAACGCAGCTGCTCCTTCCAGAACGGGGCCGGGCTTTTGCCAATCAAACTATCGGCGGGCGCGGTGCTGGCGGGCGCGGCACAGCCCTGGGCAAACAACTGAAAGAAGGACAGCACAAACAACCCGCAGCACGACAAACGACGCAGCATAAAACCCAAACCGAAATGGTGAAAGATGGGCTTACAACGGGATTCAGGTGTTTCTATTTTGTGCGGTGTGCTAAAAGTGATTTTTATTCCCTTTGACTCGCTTTTCCTTAGCAGAAGGGCGGGGGAGAAGCGCCCACCACCGCGCCCTTGCCGCTACCTTCGCAGTAGCCAGCGCAGCCAGGCCACTGCGCGGCCTTTGCCCAATGATTTCTGTCAATAAATTCCGCCGCCAGGCGCCGTTGCTGCCGTTTCTGGCGCTGCTGGGCTGCACCGGCAGCCCCGGCACCAAGCCCGCGCCCGAAGCGCCCGGCGTGCTGCCCGGCCCCATCGCCGGCACCAACCAAATCCGCCTGCCTAACGGTTGGAAGCTCAGCCCCGCCGGCACCGCCACGCCCCTCGGCGACCTGCCCCTCAACCTGCAAATCAGCCCCGATGGCCGCCTGGCCGCCGTGGTGAACGCCGGCTGGGGCGAAAATTCGGTGCAGCTGCTTGATGCCGCCACCGGCCATTTGCTGGACACCCGCGTGGTGCCGACCGCCTGGGCCGGACTGGCCTTCGGGCCCGACGGCCGCACGCTCTACGCCTCGGGTGGGCAGTCAAACCGCATCCACAGCTTTCGGGTGGAAGGCCAGAAACTGCAGCCCGACAGCGCCCTGGTGCTGGGGGAGAAGTGGCCGAAGCAGAAAATTGGCGTGGCGGGCCTGGCCGTGGATGGCCGCCGCCAGCAGCTCTACGCCGTGACGCGCGAAGACAATTCGCTCTACACCCTCGACCTGAAAACGCGCAAAGTCCTGCGCACGCTCAAGCTGCCGGCCGAAGCCTACGGCGCCCTGCTCAGCCCCGATGGGGCGCGGCTGTACATTAGCCTGTGGGGCGGCCACGCCGTGGCCGTGTACGATGTGGAGAAACAGCAACTGCTCGCGTCCATCCCGGTTGAAAGCCACCCCAACGACCTGGCCCTGACCCGCGACGGTCGCCGCCTCTTCGTGGCCAATGCCAACAGCAACTCGGTGTCAATAATCGACACCCGCGCCGGCCGCGTGACGGAAACGCTCAACACGGCCCTTTTTCCGAACTCGCCCGCTGGCAGCACGCCCGACGGCGTGGCCCTGAGCTCCGACGACACCCAACTCTTCATTGCTAACGCCGACAACAACTGCTTGGCCGTGTTCGACGTGCGCGACCCGGCGGCCAGCCGGCCCCTGGGTTTCGTGCCCACGGGCTGGTACCCCACGGCCGTGCGCGTGGCGGGCGCGCAGCTGCTGGTGGTAAATGGCAAAGGCAGCACCTCGCTGGCCAACCCCAACGGCCCCAACCCCATCCGCGACGTGGGCGAGAAAGGGGCCGGCTACATCGGCGGGCTGCTGAAAAGCTCGCTCTCGCGCCTGCCCGTGCCCGACGCGGCTGCCCTGGCCACGTTTTCGGCCCAGGTATACGCCAACACGCCTTTCTCCAAAAACCGCGAAGCCGCGCCCGAGGTGCCGGCTGGCAACCCCGTGCCCCAGCGCGTGGGCGATGCTTCGCCCATCAAGCACGTCTTCTACATCATCAAGGAAAACCGCACATACGACCAGGTGCTCGGCGACTTGCCGGCCGGCAACGGTGACGCCAGCCTGTGCCTGTTCCCGGAAAAGGTGACGCCCAACCACCACGCCCTCACGCGGGAGTTTGTGCTACTCGATAATTTTTATGTAGATGCCGAGGTGAGCGCCGATGGCCACAACTGGAGCACGGCCGCTTATGCCACCGATTTTGTGGAGAAAACCTGGCCCAGCAACTACAGCGGCCGCGGCGGCGAGTACGACTTCGAGGGCAATAAAGGCGAAGTGGCCGAGCCCAAGGACGGTTTTCTGTGGGACTACTGCCTGCGGGCCGGGCGCACGTTCCGGTCCTATGGCGAGTTTGTGTTTCAGGGCAAGCCCACCACGCCCTCCATTGCCGCCAACTACTGCAAAGAGTACCCCGGCTTCAACATGAAAGTGAAGGACGTGGACCGCGAGAAGGTGTGGGAAGCCGATTTCGACCGCCTCGTGGCCGCCAATAAGCTGCCCAACCTCAGCGTCATCCGCCTGCCCAACGACCACACCTACGGCGCCCGCAAGGGCGAGCTACACCCCTGGTCCTACGCCGCCGACAACGACCTGGCCCTGGGCCGCCTGATAGAGCACCTGTCCAAAAGCCCGGTCTGGAAGGAATCGGTGGTGATGATAGTGGAAGACGACGCCCAGAACGGCCCCGACCACGTCGATGCCCACCGCTCCACGGCCTATCTCGTGGGCCCCTACGTGCGGCGCCACGCCGTGGTACACACCGCCTACACCACTTCGGGCATGCTGCGCACGCTGGAGCTCATCCTCGGCCTGCCGCCCATGAGCCAGTACGACGCCGCCGCGCTGCCGCTTTGGGCCTGCTTCACGGCCAAGCCCAACCTGAAGCCCTACGCCCTGCGCCCCGCCACTACCCCGCAGGACGTGCGCAACACCGCCTTCAACGCCCCCGCCCGCCGCGCCCTCAAGTTCGACATGACCCGCGAAGACGCCGCCCCCGACCTGGCTTTCAACGAGAACATCTGGCAGGCCATTCGGGGCGAGCACAGCCGTATGCCGGCCCCGCGCCGCGCCGCCTTTTTGCGCGAGGCCAAGGCTGAGCGGGAGGAGGAAGAGGACGAGGAGTAGCAATGGGGTGCGAGGCTTGCCCCCGCCCGCCGTTCGCGCCAATTCACCCATGCCGTTCGACAACGGGCGGGGCCAAGCCCCGCACCCCACTGCGCACGCGCAAATAAGCATTCTCACTATCCATGCAAATCAAGCCCCTTTTCACCTTCCTCTCCGGCCTCGCCAAGCACAATGAGCGGCCCTGGTTTCAGGAGCGCAAGGCCACCTATGACCAGCTGCGTGCCCAGTTTGTAGAAGACGCCGAGTACTGGTTTCAGGAGCTGCAGAAGCTCGACCCGGCGCTGGCTGGGCCCGATGGCCGCAAAAGCATCTTCCGCATCTATCGCGACGTGCGCTTCAGCAACAACAAGGACCCGTACAAAACGCACTTTTCGGTGTACTTCACCGCGAGCGGGAAAGACGTCGAAACGTCGGGTTACTACCTGCAGTTGGGGCCTAACGGCAGCACCCTCATTGCCGGCGGCATGTACCAGCCCGACAAAGCCCAACTGGCGGCCATCCGTCAGGAAATCGACTACAACGCTGACGAGCTGAAAGCCCTGCTGGCCGCGCCCGACTTCCAGCGCTACTTCGGCCCGCTGGGCGGCGACCGGCTCAAAAAAGCCCCCGCCGGTTACCCCGTCGACCACCCCGAAATTGAGCTGCTCAAGCACAAGAGCTTCGTGGCCACGCATCAAATGGCGGATGCCGACGTGCTCAGCCACGCCGATTTTCGGGCCTACGTGCTGGAGGTGTTTCGGGCCGTGGTGCCGTTCTGCCAGTTCCTGCGCCACTCACTGGAAGCATAATGTACCGCCAAGCTGCGCTTGGCCTCGCGCGGCTTTGTATGTTTTTCTGATGCAGGGCCAAGCGCAGCTTGGCGGTACGGGCTACCAGCTCAGCACCTCCTGCTCGTGGCCAGCGCGGAAGAGTGCGCTCAGCTTTTTGCCGTTGGCCTCCACGTTCACGATGTTCATCTCGTCGCCAAACACTTCCAGCATCATGCCCTGGCGCAGCTGTATCCCGGGCTGCGGGCCGGGCAGCGGCACTTTGCAAAACAGCCAGTAGCCGTCGTTCTCGGCCTGCATGCCCAGCACCTGCAGCGGCAGCGCCGCGCCCGCCGTGGTGCGCACTTGCAGGGTACGCTGCATATAGGCCGAAGCCAGCGCCAGCGGGCGCGGGCCGGCATCGGTCAGGTTCACGGGCGTAGGCTGGCCTTTGGAAATGGCCTTTTCAAAGTCGTCGGTAAACACCTTCACCGACAGCTCCAGCTGCTGCTTGGCCGCGTTGTAGCGCAGCTCCGTGATGGTGCTGTGGTAGGCGTGCAGCGCCGGGGCAGCGCCGGCCAGCGGCAGAAGCAGTACTAAAGCGGCGAGGGTGGCAAGCAGGCGCATGGGCGAGTAGGGAGAAGAGGAGTTAGTGTGTTCTATTGTCATCCTGAGCGCAGCGAAGGACCTTATCACGCCCGCAACAGTTGAATTACTGTGCTTCGTTCGGCGGTGATAAGGTCCTTCGCTGCGCTCAGGATGACAGAGGTTGAAACTGTTAGTTAAACAGTTTCATCACTTGCTTAAACACGATGACGTAGGCCATCAGGGCCAGAATCAGGACTGTGCCCACGCGCTGGGCGCCTTCCAGAAAGGCATCGGAAGGCTTGCGGCGCAGAATCATTTCGTAGAGCAGGAACACCACGTGGCCGCCGTCGAGGGCCGGAATGGGCAGCAGGTTCATGAAGGCCAGCACCATGCTCAGGCCGCCGGCCAGGCCCCAGAAGTGTTGCCAATCCCAGGTGCCGCCGAATTGCTGAGCAATTTCCACCGGCCCGCCCAGGCTTTCGGAAGCCGAAATCTCGCCCCGGCCAATCTTGGCGAAAGCGCGGGCCTGCAGGCCAATCACGCCAAAGGCCTTCTTCACGCCCACCGGAAGAGCCTCGGCCACCGAGTACTGGCGGGTACCCACTTTCAGGGTCGACTTGCGCTCGAAGCCGATGCGGCCCGACTCCGTGACCGGGATGTTCAGCGTGAGGGTCTGGCCGCCGCGCTGCACCACGGTGGGCACGGTCTTGCCCTTGTTGGCGAGCAGCACGGCCTGCAACTCGTCGAAGAACTGC
This DNA window, taken from Hymenobacter sp. 5317J-9, encodes the following:
- a CDS encoding bifunctional YncE family protein/alkaline phosphatase family protein, with protein sequence MISVNKFRRQAPLLPFLALLGCTGSPGTKPAPEAPGVLPGPIAGTNQIRLPNGWKLSPAGTATPLGDLPLNLQISPDGRLAAVVNAGWGENSVQLLDAATGHLLDTRVVPTAWAGLAFGPDGRTLYASGGQSNRIHSFRVEGQKLQPDSALVLGEKWPKQKIGVAGLAVDGRRQQLYAVTREDNSLYTLDLKTRKVLRTLKLPAEAYGALLSPDGARLYISLWGGHAVAVYDVEKQQLLASIPVESHPNDLALTRDGRRLFVANANSNSVSIIDTRAGRVTETLNTALFPNSPAGSTPDGVALSSDDTQLFIANADNNCLAVFDVRDPAASRPLGFVPTGWYPTAVRVAGAQLLVVNGKGSTSLANPNGPNPIRDVGEKGAGYIGGLLKSSLSRLPVPDAAALATFSAQVYANTPFSKNREAAPEVPAGNPVPQRVGDASPIKHVFYIIKENRTYDQVLGDLPAGNGDASLCLFPEKVTPNHHALTREFVLLDNFYVDAEVSADGHNWSTAAYATDFVEKTWPSNYSGRGGEYDFEGNKGEVAEPKDGFLWDYCLRAGRTFRSYGEFVFQGKPTTPSIAANYCKEYPGFNMKVKDVDREKVWEADFDRLVAANKLPNLSVIRLPNDHTYGARKGELHPWSYAADNDLALGRLIEHLSKSPVWKESVVMIVEDDAQNGPDHVDAHRSTAYLVGPYVRRHAVVHTAYTTSGMLRTLELILGLPPMSQYDAAALPLWACFTAKPNLKPYALRPATTPQDVRNTAFNAPARRALKFDMTREDAAPDLAFNENIWQAIRGEHSRMPAPRRAAFLREAKAEREEEEDEE
- a CDS encoding DUF6702 family protein — translated: MRLLATLAALVLLLPLAGAAPALHAYHSTITELRYNAAKQQLELSVKVFTDDFEKAISKGQPTPVNLTDAGPRPLALASAYMQRTLQVRTTAGAALPLQVLGMQAENDGYWLFCKVPLPGPQPGIQLRQGMMLEVFGDEMNIVNVEANGKKLSALFRAGHEQEVLSW
- a CDS encoding DUF2461 domain-containing protein, with protein sequence MQIKPLFTFLSGLAKHNERPWFQERKATYDQLRAQFVEDAEYWFQELQKLDPALAGPDGRKSIFRIYRDVRFSNNKDPYKTHFSVYFTASGKDVETSGYYLQLGPNGSTLIAGGMYQPDKAQLAAIRQEIDYNADELKALLAAPDFQRYFGPLGGDRLKKAPAGYPVDHPEIELLKHKSFVATHQMADADVLSHADFRAYVLEVFRAVVPFCQFLRHSLEA